From the Ruania alkalisoli genome, one window contains:
- a CDS encoding helix-turn-helix transcriptional regulator: MRSAELPAPPLPRQPPTPSELNQPPQPAEPLSVSPLEPTQILAALSTGHSVVVQGEPGSGKTHLINAALGDGLLRERRLVDLTSTPSNPSSWQPLVEKAGSRGDVAAGANALWDWLALPKQGETLLRLDDAHLLDDAVLRAVEEVAERPGVALAASHSAHPSGPPVLADLTDVVAFQVRPMNTAQTEALLADMLGGFPTADAVHRLWIASRGNPFYLSELVRDHRQRGDLFASDGVWVWTGVPTLTDRMMEAAFHDLSGLDETERAVVERAAVAGGVPATVADKVSRRLLRRGLLRPGQGGESSGGPAHLEVTHPLRADAIAAQVSSSRRHDLIAGGPVAPAPTAPQDLVRSVSRRVRAEVDVPLPELLRACDHAVRSDEPQMAVELTGTVLRRGIDPVGTIQLLTARATAHLRLGDINAALSDLASARSAMVLSDGSGAEVLDAYLPAIRHETTVRHFLAMDTEAALDMLSSTARWMRPQAKTNGTVAQALTNVEALYLSHLAWAGRHPEMVDEAHQRLRDTPYLEQVVQLVGPAAVALALTGRAHDADALFRRFLPVISSDRVLRAWNPGSFTLLRFFLLVLTGEIDAAERTEPTAGTDIDMVGRHLRRGTVASARGDWVTARRELRAANVRLRVRDTLGVVAYSLAQEAKVAAAAGESSDARALLSELATTPRRCSWVTGAYLDLHRVDALLWLRDPSITDVTTHLAAAAARDRQYAIELESLHRLVVAVGPSAAQAAIGEPLAERVALLADRVDGRRSDAVVAHLNAMLGSRRRAATQAADRLRECGVVLPPTHEPAHLTRREREVAILAAGGMTSRAIAQRLVLSVRTVDSHLAGAYRKLGVCSRERLAEALTAAGG; this comes from the coding sequence ATGCGCTCCGCTGAGCTCCCCGCACCCCCTCTCCCTCGTCAGCCGCCGACACCGTCTGAGCTGAACCAGCCGCCCCAGCCGGCGGAACCCCTGTCGGTCTCGCCCCTGGAGCCAACCCAGATCCTGGCGGCGCTCTCAACCGGTCACTCCGTCGTCGTCCAAGGAGAGCCCGGAAGCGGCAAGACGCACCTGATCAACGCCGCGCTGGGCGATGGCCTCCTACGAGAACGACGCCTCGTCGATCTCACATCCACCCCGAGCAACCCCTCATCGTGGCAGCCCCTGGTCGAGAAGGCCGGTTCCCGCGGCGATGTCGCAGCCGGGGCCAACGCACTGTGGGACTGGCTGGCGCTACCGAAGCAGGGCGAGACACTGCTCCGGCTCGATGACGCCCACCTCCTCGACGACGCGGTCCTGCGCGCTGTCGAGGAGGTAGCCGAGCGCCCGGGGGTGGCACTCGCCGCCAGCCACAGCGCCCATCCGAGCGGTCCGCCTGTGCTCGCGGACCTGACCGATGTGGTGGCGTTTCAGGTCCGGCCCATGAACACGGCGCAGACCGAAGCGCTCCTGGCGGACATGCTCGGCGGCTTTCCCACGGCGGACGCCGTCCACCGGCTCTGGATCGCCTCCCGCGGCAACCCCTTCTACCTGTCCGAGCTCGTGAGGGACCATCGGCAGCGTGGCGACCTTTTCGCCAGCGACGGTGTCTGGGTGTGGACAGGGGTCCCGACGCTAACGGACCGAATGATGGAGGCAGCCTTCCACGACCTCAGCGGCCTGGACGAGACGGAGCGAGCGGTCGTCGAACGCGCCGCCGTTGCCGGCGGGGTGCCCGCCACCGTTGCGGACAAGGTGAGCAGGCGACTCCTACGCCGCGGTTTGCTACGTCCTGGCCAGGGCGGGGAGAGTTCCGGCGGTCCTGCACACTTGGAAGTGACGCATCCGCTTCGGGCGGACGCCATCGCCGCTCAGGTCTCGAGCAGCCGGCGCCACGACCTGATCGCCGGTGGCCCGGTCGCACCGGCGCCGACCGCCCCGCAGGACCTCGTGCGGTCGGTCTCCCGTCGAGTGCGGGCCGAGGTCGATGTCCCACTGCCCGAGCTGCTGCGCGCCTGCGATCATGCGGTGCGCTCGGACGAACCGCAGATGGCCGTGGAGCTGACCGGTACGGTGCTGCGGCGCGGGATCGACCCTGTCGGGACCATCCAGCTCCTCACCGCCCGTGCCACGGCCCATCTGCGTCTCGGTGACATCAACGCGGCGCTGTCCGATCTCGCATCGGCTCGCTCAGCGATGGTGCTCTCGGACGGCTCCGGAGCGGAAGTCCTCGATGCCTACCTCCCGGCGATCCGCCACGAGACGACAGTGCGGCACTTTCTCGCCATGGACACCGAAGCGGCATTGGACATGCTCAGCTCCACCGCACGCTGGATGCGCCCCCAGGCGAAGACCAATGGGACTGTCGCACAGGCGCTGACGAACGTCGAGGCGCTGTATCTGTCCCACCTCGCCTGGGCTGGACGGCACCCCGAGATGGTGGACGAGGCACACCAGCGGTTGCGCGACACCCCGTACCTGGAGCAGGTCGTGCAGCTCGTCGGACCGGCGGCGGTTGCCCTCGCGCTCACCGGCCGCGCCCACGATGCCGACGCTCTGTTCCGCCGCTTTCTTCCGGTGATCTCTAGCGATCGTGTGCTGCGAGCGTGGAACCCGGGTTCCTTTACCCTGCTCAGATTCTTCCTGCTCGTGCTCACCGGCGAGATCGACGCGGCCGAACGCACCGAGCCGACCGCAGGCACCGATATCGACATGGTGGGCCGGCATCTGCGCCGCGGAACCGTGGCGTCTGCCCGCGGAGATTGGGTCACGGCACGACGAGAGCTCCGTGCAGCGAACGTCCGCCTGCGTGTGCGCGACACCCTCGGCGTCGTCGCCTACAGCCTCGCGCAGGAGGCGAAGGTGGCCGCAGCTGCCGGCGAGAGCAGCGACGCCCGAGCGCTACTCAGCGAGCTGGCTACGACACCCCGGCGATGCTCCTGGGTGACCGGCGCCTACCTGGACCTCCACAGGGTCGATGCCCTGCTCTGGCTGCGCGATCCGAGCATCACCGATGTCACGACGCACCTCGCGGCCGCAGCCGCCCGGGACCGCCAGTACGCCATCGAGCTCGAGTCGCTGCACCGGCTCGTCGTCGCCGTCGGCCCGTCGGCAGCACAGGCTGCGATCGGCGAACCACTGGCAGAGCGCGTCGCGCTGCTCGCCGACCGGGTCGACGGGCGGCGCAGCGATGCCGTGGTCGCCCACCTGAACGCGATGCTCGGGAGCCGGAGACGAGCGGCCACACAGGCGGCGGACCGACTGCGGGAGTGCGGTGTGGTCCTTCCTCCCACGCACGAACCTGCCCATCTGACCCGCCGCGAGCGGGAGGTCGCGATCCTCGCAGCCGGTGGGATGACCAGTAGGGCGATCGCGCAGCGGCTGGTGCTGTCGGTCCGCACGGTCGATTCCCATCTGGCCGGTGCCTACCGGAAGCTGGGGGTCTGCTCACGGGAGCGTCTCGCGGAGGCCCTGACTGCTGCTGGCGGGTGA
- a CDS encoding DUF3817 domain-containing protein, translating to MRPLGPGRLHRLLADAEAVTWALLLIGMALKYLTSTTDLGVTIAGPIHGFVFLLYCVSTVVVGIDQRWRAGTIVLGLASAIPPFATIPFERWVRRRGLAGPQWRLRGAGGERTLVERVLAAVLRRPVRFALVALAVTALVFRVMLWVGPPGGA from the coding sequence ATGAGACCTCTCGGCCCTGGCCGCCTGCACCGACTCCTCGCCGACGCCGAAGCGGTCACCTGGGCACTGCTGCTGATCGGCATGGCGCTGAAGTACCTCACCTCCACCACCGACCTCGGGGTGACGATCGCCGGGCCGATCCACGGGTTCGTGTTCCTGCTGTACTGCGTGAGCACGGTGGTGGTCGGGATCGACCAGCGGTGGCGTGCCGGCACGATCGTGCTGGGTCTGGCCAGTGCCATCCCGCCGTTCGCGACGATCCCGTTCGAACGGTGGGTGCGGCGGCGTGGCTTGGCGGGGCCGCAATGGCGGCTGCGAGGAGCTGGAGGTGAGCGGACGCTGGTCGAACGGGTGCTCGCAGCGGTGCTGCGCCGTCCGGTGCGGTTCGCTCTTGTGGCGCTGGCCGTGACCGCGCTCGTGTTCCGGGTGATGCTGTGGGTGGGGCCGCCCGGAGGGGCCTGA
- a CDS encoding DUF817 domain-containing protein → MTRQHPSPSGEAALPATTTAQRTLLRKVTSAVVQLTRFTWLEVQCCLFPLAIFAGLAASAVVDLPIARYDALLVYALAVTALFWVLRLETGREVAVIFGFHLIGLALEIFKVHVGSWSYPDEGLLRVGGVPLYSGFMYAAVGSYICQAFRRFDLRVDHFPVVPTAMLAVAAYANFYTHHWLPDVRWLIAVGFVVVLWRSRVAFTVGQARYRMPLSVSFVLIGFFLWVAENAGTFLGAWQYPSQAQIWEMVHTGKWGSWALLVSLSFVLVAAVKMREGRFYGERGATPAVQRR, encoded by the coding sequence GTGACCCGCCAGCACCCCAGCCCCAGCGGCGAAGCCGCCCTTCCTGCCACCACGACGGCGCAGCGCACCCTCCTACGAAAGGTCACCTCCGCCGTCGTGCAGCTGACACGCTTCACCTGGCTGGAGGTGCAGTGCTGTCTGTTCCCGCTGGCGATCTTCGCCGGCCTGGCGGCCAGCGCTGTGGTGGATCTGCCGATCGCCCGCTACGACGCGCTCCTTGTCTACGCCCTCGCTGTGACAGCACTGTTCTGGGTGTTGCGGCTGGAGACCGGGCGGGAGGTGGCAGTGATCTTCGGCTTCCACCTGATCGGGCTGGCGCTGGAGATCTTCAAGGTGCACGTAGGGTCGTGGTCCTACCCGGATGAGGGCCTGCTCCGGGTGGGCGGGGTGCCGCTGTACTCAGGCTTCATGTATGCCGCGGTCGGTTCCTACATCTGCCAGGCGTTCCGGCGGTTCGACCTGCGGGTGGACCATTTCCCGGTGGTTCCGACCGCGATGCTGGCCGTGGCGGCGTATGCGAACTTCTACACCCACCATTGGCTGCCGGACGTGCGGTGGTTGATCGCGGTGGGGTTCGTGGTGGTGCTGTGGCGCTCGCGCGTCGCGTTCACCGTCGGCCAGGCGCGCTACCGGATGCCGCTGAGCGTGAGCTTCGTGCTGATCGGGTTCTTCCTGTGGGTGGCCGAGAACGCCGGTACGTTCCTCGGCGCGTGGCAGTACCCGAGCCAGGCGCAGATCTGGGAGATGGTGCACACCGGGAAGTGGGGCTCGTGGGCGTTGCTGGTCTCGCTCAGTTTCGTGCTGGTGGCTGCGGTGAAGATGCGCGAGGGCCGGTTCTACGGCGAGCGGGGCGCTACGCCTGCGGTGCAGCGGCGCTGA
- a CDS encoding VOC family protein, with protein sequence MTDRLAQDTAMGTVDLLVRDLDAMIAYYATGIGLDVLEHAGPTAVLGRGRTPIVRMRAERDLPSFSRRDAGLFHTAILFDSAAALARSLASVAGFAPASFTGSADHLVSEAFYFDDPEGNGVELYLDRPREQWTRTSGGGVQMDSLPLDPNAFMREHLATPAQGEAAAPGPDAVIGHVHLQVGDIPTAKAFYVDTLGFEVMATFGRQAMFIAAGGYHHHIGMNTWNSAGAGPRAASLGLGQVSIEVPTTDDVTALTDRLAHAGIQGRHDGQTLRFDDPWNTVIEVSAAAPQA encoded by the coding sequence ATGACCGACCGTCTCGCCCAGGACACCGCCATGGGCACCGTGGACCTGCTCGTGCGCGACCTCGACGCCATGATCGCCTACTACGCCACCGGGATCGGGCTCGATGTGCTCGAGCACGCCGGGCCGACGGCCGTGCTCGGCCGCGGGAGGACGCCGATCGTGAGGATGCGGGCAGAGCGCGACCTGCCGAGCTTCTCCCGCCGCGACGCCGGCCTGTTCCACACCGCCATCCTGTTCGACAGTGCCGCCGCGCTCGCCCGCTCCCTGGCCAGCGTGGCGGGCTTCGCCCCCGCCAGCTTCACCGGCTCCGCCGATCACCTGGTCTCCGAGGCCTTCTACTTCGACGACCCGGAAGGTAACGGCGTCGAGCTCTACCTGGACCGCCCTCGCGAGCAGTGGACCCGCACATCCGGCGGCGGGGTGCAGATGGACTCCCTTCCGCTCGACCCGAACGCCTTCATGCGTGAGCACCTGGCAACCCCTGCCCAGGGTGAGGCCGCCGCTCCGGGGCCGGACGCCGTCATCGGACACGTGCACCTGCAGGTGGGAGACATCCCGACCGCCAAGGCCTTCTACGTGGACACGCTCGGCTTCGAGGTGATGGCCACATTCGGGCGGCAGGCCATGTTCATCGCGGCCGGTGGATACCACCACCACATCGGCATGAACACCTGGAACTCCGCCGGAGCGGGTCCGCGCGCGGCCTCCCTCGGCCTGGGGCAGGTCAGCATCGAGGTACCGACCACCGACGACGTCACCGCGCTCACCGACCGCCTCGCCCACGCCGGCATCCAGGGGCGCCACGACGGGCAGACCCTACGCTTCGACGACCCGTGGAACACGGTGATCGAGGTCAGCGCCGCTGCACCGCAGGCGTAG
- a CDS encoding ArsR/SmtB family transcription factor: protein MPLSAARSSTGGATTASLELPTATLTHTAAVARLGYALSDHTRTRILLALREAPACPSDLAGALGVSRQVMSNQLSCLRGCGLVESVREGRRTWYRLADDSLAPALDQLLTLTLAVDPNCCGPECTCS from the coding sequence ATGCCTCTCTCCGCTGCTCGCTCCAGCACCGGTGGCGCGACGACGGCCTCCCTGGAGCTGCCGACCGCCACACTCACCCACACCGCTGCTGTCGCTCGGCTCGGGTACGCACTGTCCGACCACACCCGCACCCGCATCCTGCTTGCTCTCCGGGAAGCCCCAGCCTGCCCGTCCGACCTGGCCGGGGCACTGGGCGTCTCCCGGCAGGTGATGTCCAACCAGCTCTCCTGCCTCCGCGGATGCGGGCTCGTGGAGTCGGTACGAGAGGGCCGCCGCACCTGGTACCGCCTGGCCGACGACTCCCTCGCGCCGGCGCTGGACCAGCTCCTGACCCTCACCCTCGCCGTCGACCCGAACTGCTGCGGACCGGAGTGCACCTGCTCATGA
- a CDS encoding cation transporter has translation MTSLPLTPRALDSARRCVLERRIRWIVTATIAYNVIEAIVAITAGRIASSAALVGFGLDSTVEVLSAAAVAWQFRAPDPEARERIALRVIAFSFFGLALFVTIDAVRSLLGAAEPEHSTVGIVLAAVSLAIMPLLSWFERRTGRELGSASAVADSKQTLLCTYLSAVLLAGLLLNSLLSWTWADPLAALVIAGVAVKEGAEAWRGDACCHAPTSALTHADQTTGCADGCCTD, from the coding sequence ATGACCTCCCTTCCCCTCACCCCCCGCGCGCTCGACTCGGCCCGTCGCTGCGTGCTGGAGCGCCGCATCCGCTGGATCGTGACCGCGACCATCGCCTACAACGTGATCGAGGCGATCGTCGCGATCACCGCCGGCCGGATCGCCTCCTCTGCAGCGCTGGTCGGATTCGGGCTCGATTCCACGGTCGAGGTACTCTCCGCGGCGGCGGTGGCGTGGCAGTTCCGCGCCCCGGACCCCGAGGCCCGCGAGCGCATCGCGCTCCGGGTGATCGCCTTCTCGTTCTTCGGCCTCGCCCTGTTCGTCACGATCGATGCAGTGCGCAGCCTGCTCGGCGCGGCGGAGCCGGAGCACTCGACGGTCGGGATCGTGCTTGCCGCGGTGAGCCTGGCGATCATGCCGCTGTTGTCCTGGTTCGAACGTCGCACCGGCCGTGAGCTCGGCTCTGCTTCGGCGGTGGCCGACTCCAAGCAGACATTGCTGTGCACCTACCTCTCGGCGGTGCTGCTGGCGGGCCTGCTCCTCAACTCCCTGCTCAGCTGGACCTGGGCCGACCCCCTGGCAGCCCTGGTGATCGCCGGTGTGGCGGTCAAGGAGGGTGCGGAGGCCTGGCGCGGTGACGCCTGCTGCCACGCCCCCACGAGCGCGCTGACTCATGCCGACCAGACCACCGGCTGCGCCGACGGGTGCTGCACGGACTAA
- the solA gene encoding N-methyl-L-tryptophan oxidase: MTTLDADLAVLGLGAAGSSTLWRCATRGADVIGFEQHTPGHPHGSSHGHSRLFRTALVEGPQYVALAQHALRLWRELEQTDGTELLSLCGGIFLGPADGRLLPPILETIEAHDLPHERLTTAQIRSAYPQHTIEDATVGIRDPGTGVLRSEAGIRAAVRAAVGLGARVRTGERILAVQPGDRGVEVRSTGPEGERTWRFGRVIMATGAWTAGLLPGLSIPMQVRRTLLTWFGAPDAEQFGPGSFGVFLHEADGYLAWGAPALEGYGVKVGLHDLPAPAVADPGRNPLEVDPAEWAEVAAWVSRRLPTLDSADVRAEGCMYTHTPDEAFSIGIPRAYPGVVLAAACSGHGFKHATAVGDVAAALAVDDEPPVDLTPFSPDRFG; this comes from the coding sequence ATGACAACACTGGACGCAGACCTCGCCGTTCTCGGCCTCGGTGCCGCAGGCAGCTCCACCCTGTGGCGCTGCGCCACCCGCGGCGCCGACGTGATCGGCTTCGAGCAGCACACCCCCGGCCATCCGCACGGCTCCTCACACGGGCACAGCCGGCTGTTCCGCACCGCACTGGTGGAGGGCCCGCAGTACGTCGCTCTCGCCCAGCACGCCCTCCGGCTGTGGCGAGAACTCGAGCAGACCGACGGCACCGAGCTCCTCAGCCTCTGCGGCGGGATCTTCCTCGGCCCCGCCGACGGCCGCCTCCTGCCGCCCATCCTGGAGACCATCGAGGCGCACGATCTGCCGCACGAACGCCTCACCACAGCACAGATCCGGTCCGCCTACCCCCAGCACACCATCGAGGACGCCACAGTGGGAATCCGCGATCCTGGTACTGGGGTGCTGCGCTCCGAGGCGGGCATCCGCGCAGCGGTGAGGGCCGCCGTCGGGCTGGGAGCCCGGGTGCGCACCGGCGAACGGATCCTGGCCGTGCAACCTGGCGACCGCGGGGTCGAGGTGCGCAGCACCGGGCCTGAGGGGGAACGCACGTGGCGATTCGGCCGCGTCATCATGGCCACCGGCGCCTGGACGGCGGGGCTGCTGCCCGGACTGAGCATCCCGATGCAGGTGCGGCGCACGCTGCTGACCTGGTTCGGCGCACCCGACGCCGAGCAGTTCGGGCCGGGCAGTTTCGGGGTGTTCCTGCATGAGGCAGACGGGTACCTCGCCTGGGGCGCCCCCGCCCTGGAGGGGTACGGCGTGAAGGTTGGCCTGCACGACCTGCCGGCACCCGCCGTCGCGGATCCTGGCCGGAACCCGCTCGAGGTGGACCCGGCGGAGTGGGCCGAGGTGGCGGCGTGGGTGTCCCGGCGCCTCCCCACGTTGGACTCCGCCGACGTGCGCGCCGAGGGCTGCATGTACACCCACACCCCGGACGAGGCGTTCAGCATCGGCATCCCGCGCGCCTACCCCGGGGTGGTGCTCGCGGCCGCGTGCTCCGGGCACGGGTTCAAACACGCGACCGCTGTCGGTGACGTGGCCGCTGCCCTCGCCGTGGACGACGAGCCGCCGGTGGACCTGACACCGTTCTCCCCGGACCGGTTCGGCTGA
- a CDS encoding ABC transporter ATP-binding protein — MSSESRGLNVRGARVAYGPTTAVAGVDLHVATGEVVAVLGPSGCGKSSLLRAVAGLEPLTGGDVLWDGADVSGEPVHRRGFGLMFQDGQLFPHRDVAGNVEFGLRMARVARAERTRRVHELLALVGLDGFGDRAVASLSGGEQQRVALARALAPRPRLLLLDEPLSALDRELRETLSVELRRILTETSTTAMYVTHDHDEAFAVADRVAVMRQGRLVQIGTPAELWAGPVDATVAQFLGFVVVEHDGRTLGLGPGALVVDPNSGAADGDGPAGRVVATGFARGRPTVRVQVPGWGEVTAVAGAAAPEPGAQVRLRIEPGYAVVL, encoded by the coding sequence GTGAGTTCTGAGTCACGAGGTCTGAACGTGCGCGGGGCACGGGTGGCCTACGGACCCACGACGGCGGTCGCCGGGGTGGACCTGCACGTGGCCACCGGTGAGGTGGTCGCCGTGCTCGGCCCGTCCGGGTGCGGGAAGTCCTCGCTGCTGCGGGCCGTCGCGGGTCTGGAGCCGCTGACCGGCGGGGACGTGCTGTGGGACGGCGCCGATGTGAGCGGCGAACCGGTGCACCGGCGCGGGTTCGGGCTGATGTTCCAGGACGGGCAGCTGTTTCCGCACCGGGACGTCGCGGGCAACGTGGAGTTCGGGCTGCGGATGGCGCGTGTGGCCCGGGCAGAGCGGACCAGGCGCGTGCACGAGCTGCTCGCGCTGGTGGGTCTGGACGGCTTCGGCGACCGTGCGGTGGCTTCGCTCTCGGGAGGTGAGCAGCAGCGGGTGGCGCTGGCCCGGGCGCTGGCGCCCCGGCCGCGGCTACTGCTGCTGGACGAACCGCTCTCGGCACTCGACCGCGAGCTGCGCGAGACTTTGTCGGTGGAGCTGCGCCGCATCCTCACCGAGACCTCCACCACGGCGATGTACGTCACCCACGACCACGACGAGGCCTTCGCCGTGGCCGACCGGGTGGCCGTGATGCGGCAGGGCAGGCTCGTGCAGATCGGCACTCCGGCCGAGCTGTGGGCGGGCCCGGTCGATGCCACGGTCGCGCAGTTTCTTGGTTTCGTGGTGGTCGAGCACGACGGGCGCACTCTCGGTCTCGGGCCGGGTGCGCTGGTGGTGGATCCGAACTCAGGTGCTGCCGACGGTGACGGGCCGGCCGGTCGCGTGGTCGCCACCGGGTTCGCCCGGGGCCGGCCCACGGTCCGGGTGCAGGTGCCCGGGTGGGGTGAGGTGACCGCGGTGGCGGGCGCGGCCGCACCGGAACCTGGTGCGCAGGTGAGGTTGCGGATCGAGCCGGGCTACGCCGTCGTGCTCTAA
- a CDS encoding ABC transporter permease, with protein sequence MIWILAAAVPLTFLGVFFAYPVASLIGRGFVTDGILDLGGFGEVFARPRTWRIVRLTLTQAILGTTGAVLLGIPGAYVLYRCTFPGQRLVRAVVTIPFVLPTVVVGVAFRTLLADSGPLGFLGLDGTFTAIILALVFFNYAVVVRTVGGMWERLDPRTEQAARALGASPARAFLTVTLPALTPAIASAASVVFLFCATAFGVVLVLGGIQFGTIETEIWIQTTQFLDLRAAAVLSMMQLVVVAGSLALFARTRARRERALRLQPAHPASRARNSGQPGFKGRKFGPWRAGADLLPAAVTAAVVGVLVLLPLGTLLIRSLRTPSGWGLGNYVALGTTGGDNALTVTVWEAAANSLRIAVDATVLAVVMGVLVALVLSRRPRHPAARQAIGWMDSLVMLPLGVSAVTVGFGFLITLDAPPLDLRSSPVLIPIAQAIVAMPLVVRTVLPVLRAIDPRLREAATVLGASPARVLAAVELPFLIRSMGLAIGFAFAVSLGEFGATAFLSRPDRPTLPVVIFRLIGQPGAENYGMALAASVVLALLTAGVMGLAERLRGERAGEF encoded by the coding sequence CTGATATGGATCCTTGCTGCAGCGGTTCCGCTGACCTTCCTGGGGGTCTTCTTCGCCTACCCGGTCGCCTCCCTGATCGGCCGCGGCTTCGTTACGGACGGGATTCTCGATCTGGGTGGCTTCGGGGAGGTCTTCGCCCGGCCGCGGACCTGGCGGATCGTCCGCCTCACCCTCACCCAGGCCATACTCGGCACGACCGGAGCGGTCCTGCTCGGCATCCCCGGCGCCTACGTGCTTTACCGCTGCACTTTCCCCGGACAGCGCCTTGTCCGTGCGGTCGTGACCATCCCCTTCGTGCTGCCGACCGTGGTGGTGGGCGTGGCGTTCCGCACGCTGCTCGCCGACTCCGGCCCGCTCGGCTTCCTCGGCCTGGACGGCACGTTCACCGCGATCATCCTGGCGCTGGTGTTCTTCAACTACGCCGTGGTGGTCCGCACGGTCGGCGGGATGTGGGAACGGCTGGACCCCCGCACCGAGCAGGCCGCCCGTGCCCTGGGCGCGTCCCCGGCCCGGGCGTTCCTCACCGTCACCCTCCCGGCGCTCACTCCCGCGATCGCCTCGGCGGCCTCGGTCGTGTTCCTGTTCTGCGCCACCGCGTTCGGGGTGGTGCTCGTGCTCGGTGGCATCCAGTTCGGCACGATCGAGACCGAGATCTGGATCCAGACCACCCAGTTCCTCGACCTGCGCGCCGCCGCCGTGCTCTCGATGATGCAGCTGGTGGTGGTGGCCGGGTCGCTGGCTCTGTTCGCCCGCACCCGCGCCCGCCGCGAGCGCGCCCTCCGGCTGCAGCCGGCCCACCCGGCTTCACGGGCCCGAAATTCGGGGCAACCCGGCTTCAAGGGTCGAAAGTTCGGCCCCTGGAGGGCCGGAGCCGACCTCCTCCCGGCTGCGGTGACCGCCGCCGTGGTCGGCGTCCTGGTGCTGCTGCCCCTGGGGACTCTGCTGATCAGGTCGCTGCGCACGCCGTCGGGCTGGGGCCTGGGCAATTATGTGGCGCTGGGCACCACCGGTGGTGACAACGCACTCACGGTGACCGTATGGGAGGCGGCCGCGAACTCGCTGCGCATCGCCGTCGATGCCACGGTGCTGGCCGTGGTGATGGGTGTGCTGGTGGCCCTCGTGCTCTCGCGCCGCCCCCGGCACCCGGCCGCCCGCCAGGCGATCGGGTGGATGGATTCCCTCGTCATGCTCCCGCTCGGGGTATCGGCGGTGACCGTGGGCTTCGGCTTCCTCATCACCCTCGACGCCCCGCCACTGGACCTGCGCTCCTCCCCGGTGCTCATCCCGATCGCGCAGGCGATCGTGGCGATGCCGTTGGTGGTGAGGACCGTGCTGCCGGTGCTGCGTGCGATCGACCCCCGCCTCCGGGAGGCCGCCACCGTGCTGGGCGCCTCCCCGGCCCGCGTGCTCGCCGCCGTCGAGCTACCGTTCCTGATCCGATCGATGGGGCTGGCCATCGGGTTCGCCTTCGCGGTCTCGCTCGGGGAGTTCGGCGCGACGGCGTTCCTCTCCCGTCCAGATCGGCCCACCCTGCCCGTGGTCATCTTCCGCCTCATCGGGCAACCCGGTGCGGAGAACTACGGGATGGCGCTCGCGGCCTCGGTGGTGCTGGCCCTGCTGACGGCAGGAGTGATGGGGTTGGCGGAACGACTACGAGGGGAGCGGGCCGGTGAGTTCTGA